From the Bacillota bacterium genome, one window contains:
- a CDS encoding acyltransferase — MSEGKKCFEKIQQRHHTLRAEMYRNFNRVLPFNELVSDRREKAAFLGFGEGTSIYDSSVVTGNVTVGKNVRIGPFTVLDGSGDLEIGDHCEISAGVQIYSHDPVSRTLSAGEKPIDKAGTKIGARCHIGSMSIITKGVNIGRCCVIEANSLVNRDIPDYSIAAGTPATVIGRVVLEESGEIRFDYHQNE; from the coding sequence ATGTCAGAGGGAAAAAAATGCTTTGAAAAGATACAGCAGAGGCACCATACACTCAGGGCGGAGATGTACCGCAACTTCAACCGGGTGTTGCCATTCAACGAGTTGGTATCGGACCGCCGGGAGAAAGCCGCCTTCCTCGGATTCGGGGAAGGCACGAGTATCTATGATTCCAGTGTGGTAACAGGCAATGTGACCGTGGGGAAAAACGTCCGCATCGGGCCTTTTACCGTTCTTGATGGAAGCGGCGATCTTGAGATCGGGGATCATTGTGAAATTTCTGCCGGGGTGCAGATATATTCCCATGACCCGGTTTCTAGAACCCTGTCGGCAGGGGAAAAGCCCATCGACAAAGCTGGAACAAAAATCGGTGCTCGTTGCCATATCGGCAGCATGAGCATTATCACCAAAGGGGTGAATATTGGCCGTTGTTGTGTAATAGAAGCCAACAGCCTTGTCAACAGGGATATACCCGATTACAGCATTGCTGCGGGCACTCCGGCAACCGTCATCGGCAGGGTTGTCCTTGAAGAAAGCGGGGAAATAAGGTTCGATTACCATCAGAATGAATGA
- a CDS encoding flavodoxin family protein, with amino-acid sequence MKNLLAISSSPRREGNSEILLQSFLHGAEEAGWNVDHVRINNLKINFCRACDWCADSGECIQKDDMQAIYPKVVAARAMVLATPIYFGTMSGQMKVFIDRFQCWWQAKYVIKKPPVDPREKRPGYFICVSALEGKDYCENALAAVKVFYHNINYHYADSIFFEGVDRKGAIKQYPRIMEKAYEVGRLL; translated from the coding sequence TTGAAAAATTTACTGGCGATATCATCCAGCCCCAGGCGTGAAGGCAACAGTGAAATATTGTTGCAATCATTCTTGCATGGGGCCGAGGAAGCAGGCTGGAATGTGGACCATGTACGGATCAATAACCTCAAAATAAATTTCTGCCGGGCATGCGATTGGTGTGCGGACAGCGGGGAATGTATCCAGAAAGATGATATGCAGGCCATATACCCCAAGGTAGTTGCTGCCAGGGCGATGGTTCTGGCCACCCCCATCTATTTTGGCACGATGTCCGGGCAGATGAAGGTTTTTATCGATCGTTTCCAATGCTGGTGGCAAGCCAAGTACGTAATAAAGAAACCCCCGGTGGATCCCCGGGAGAAACGGCCGGGATATTTTATCTGTGTCAGCGCACTGGAGGGAAAAGATTATTGTGAAAATGCGCTGGCAGCGGTGAAGGTGTTTTATCACAACATCAATTATCATTATGCCGATTCTATATTTTTCGAGGGTGTGGACAGGAAGGGGGCCATAAAACAATATCCCCGGATCATGGAGAAAGCTTACGAGGTAGGCCGACTTCTGTAA